The Arachis hypogaea cultivar Tifrunner chromosome 14, arahy.Tifrunner.gnm2.J5K5, whole genome shotgun sequence genome has a segment encoding these proteins:
- the LOC112741050 gene encoding ATP phosphoribosyltransferase 2, chloroplastic, with translation MNLSLQLHLQCTPLHILVKSTTATATATSTRSWSCYASLSIPQPSNVNVLNGSSPLSSERKEIRLGLPSKGRMSNDTLELLKNCQLSVKQVNPRQYVAEIPQLSNLEVWFQRPKDIVRKLLSGDLDLGIVGLDTLSEYGQGNEDLIIVHEALEYGDCRLSLAIPQYGIFENINSLEELSKMPQWTEDKPLRVATGFNYLGPKFMRENGLTHVTFSTADGALEAAPAMGIADAILDLVSSGTTLRENNLKEIEGGTVLESQAVLVASRKSMIQRTGVLETTHEILERLEAHLRAIGQFTVTANMRGSSAEEVAERVLSQPSLSGLQGPTISPVFCKRDGKVTADYYAIVICVPKKALYKSIQQLRAIGGSGVLISPLTYIFDEETPRWRQLLSKLGL, from the exons ATGAATCTAAGCCTTCAACTTCACCTTCAATGCACGCCACTTCATATTTTGGTCAAGTccaccaccgccaccgccaccgccacctcCACCCGCAGCTGGAGCTGCTACGCCTCGCTGTCAATTCCGCAACCCTCAAACGTCAACGTCCTAAATGGAAGCTCTCCTCTCTCCTCTGAGCGCAAGGAGATCCGTCTCGGCTTGCCTAGCAAGGGTCGCATGTCCAACGACACTCTCGAACTCCTCAAG AATTGTCAATTGTCAGTGAAGCAGGTTAATCCTAGGCAATATGTTGCTGAAATTCCTCAG CTGTCCAACTTAGAAGTTTGGTTTCAAAGGCCAAAAGACATTGTAAGAAAATTGTTATCTGGAGATCTTGACCTGGGCATTGTCGGTCTTGATACACTCAGTGAATATGGCCAG GGAAATGAAGATCTTATCATTGTCCATGAGGCGTTGGAGTATGGTGATTGCCGCTTATCTCTTGCG ATTCCCCAATATGGAATATTTGAGAATATCAATTCCCTAGAGGAGCTATCAAAGATGCCTCAATGGACCGAAGACAAGCCTCTGCGAGTTGCTACTGGGTTCAACTAT CTGGGTCCCAAATTCATGAGGGAGAATGGACTTACGCATGTGACTTTTTCAACTGCAGACGGAGCTCTGGAGGCAGCACCTGCG ATGGGAATTGCTGATGCCATCTTAGACCTAGTGAGTAGTGGGACCACGCTGAGAGAAAATAATTTGAAGGAAATTGAAGGTGGAACTGTGTTGGAAAGCCAG GCTGTTCTTGTTGCAAGCAGAAAATCAATGATCCAACGGACAGGAGTACTAGAAACGACACATGAGATACTAGAAAGATTAGAGGCACATCTGAGGGCCATTGGGCAGTTTACG GTCACTGCAAACATGAGGGGTAGCAGTGCAGAGGAAGTAGCCGAGAGAGTATTGAGTCAACCATCATTATCTGGGTTGCAG GGACCCACTATAAGTCCTGTTTTTTGCAAACGGGATGGGAAGGTTACAGCAGACTACTATGCCATAGTGATATGTGTACCTAAGAAGGCACTATACAAGTCTATACAGCAGCTGAGAGCG ATTGGTGGCAGTGGCGTTCTTATATCACCCTTGACCTACATTTTTGATGAGGAAACTCCAAGATGGCGTCAGCTACTTTCTAAACTTGGACTGTAG
- the LOC112741054 gene encoding glyoxylase I 4-like, producing the protein MAAESSCLLALNHVSFICKSVSESVKFYENVLGFNLIKRPSSFNFEGAWLFNYGIGIHLLESDKIPVERRAINPKENHISFQCTDMSVIMQKLDEMNIKYVSTVVEDGGIQVDQLFFHDPDGYMIEICNCQNLPVLPISSLPSCPLKQPSTPTTTTKCFAHHGYAEDFNLTLINILL; encoded by the coding sequence ATGGCAGCGGAATCATCATGTTTGCTTGCACTGAATCATGTGTCATTCATATGCAAGAGTGTGAGTGAGTCTGTGAAGTTCTATGAGAATGTGTTGGGATTCAACCTCATCAAGAGGCCTTCTTCTTTCAACTTTGAAGGTGCTTGGTTATTCAACTACGGAATTGGAATACACCTGCTTGAGTCAGATAAGATTCCGGTGGAAAGAAGAGCCATAAATCCAAAAGAGAATCATATATCGTTTCAGTGCACAGACATGAGCGTGATAATGCAGAAACTGGATGAGATGAACATAAAGTATGTGAGTACGGTTGTTGAAGACGGTGGGATCCAAGTAGATCAGCTTTTCTTCCATGACCCTGACGGTTACATGATTGAAATCTGTAACTGTCAGAACCTCCCTGTTCTTCCAATTTCTTCATTACCATCATGCCCTCTCAAGCAGCCTAGCACGCCTACTACTACCACCAAGTGCTTTGCTCATCATGGATATGCTGAAGATTTCAATTTAACATTAATCAACATATTATTATAG
- the LOC112741052 gene encoding uncharacterized protein At5g49945: MGNRSQRCRRLLYLLTLLCIFLSLSLVAVGGDSHFEGFEAEDDEFEDASIDPTTLRSPPSQPLTTDLTPPTPADPQPDPKPAPSDLPKPPPTTFDFWDEDEFEGLPIEHPSPDQDLPADPVSSDHNASLSDPTSPPTQPDAKRPRSFTVEIVCISFLIVFAINYFTGKRENENIALSWAAQFAAKDSIFEKNFSLLGIGDGGDDSPLLLKEGQTTFKFYASGRRYCQGLLATLELKSRHDLIARIYNMVVPTRDEISFEVYMNDDAMDHVVFAMAKKKAAKAMHKDVKDLQRFAGFVSAPNGRKWITDDLAVISESKEVAGELITDAVIDQVFGEKAFEKYGKSLISLHFSDQHPGRHRKVLMFKFALPSAKNMADMTRLVALVPYYIDLIGRYKLSPQARSKTETARQKAAQEAQKELRNAQQEAMQRRKAERKKMMEEAEAKLSAEAIRKKEAKERARQMKKAMPRMKMARGA; encoded by the exons ATGGGAAATCGAAGCCAACGGTGTCGCCGGTTGCTGTACTTGTTGACGCTCTTATgcatctttctctctctctctctggttgCTGTTGGCGGCGATTCCCACTTCGAGGGATTCGAAGCTGAAGACGACGAATTCGAAGACGCTTCTATCGATCCCACCACTCTCCGCTCTCCACCTTCCCAACCTCTCACAACTGACCTCACTCCTCCTACCCCTGCCGATCCCCAACCCGATCCAAAACCCGCACCCTCCGATCTCCCGAAACCCCCGCCCACCACCTTCGATTTCTGGGACGAGGACGAATTCGAAGGCCTCCCCATCGAACACCCCTCTCCCGACCAGGACCTTCCCGCCGATCCCGTATCCTCCGATCACAATGCTTCCCTCTCCGATCCAACTTCCCCTCCCACCCAACCCGACGCCAAGCGTCCTCGCTCCTTCACCGTGGAGATCGTATGCATCTCTTTCCTCATCGTGTTCGCCATCAACTACTTCACCGGAAAGCGCGAGAACGAGAACATAGCCCTCTCTTGGGCCGCACAGTTCGCCGCCAAGGACTCCATCTTCGAGAAGAATTTCAGCCTCCTCGGCATCGGCGATGGCGGCGACGACTCTCCACTCCTCCTGAAAGAAGGACAAACCACCTTCAAGTTTTACGCCAGCGGCCGCAGGTACTGCCAGGGCCTTCTGGCCACACTGGAGCTCAAGAGCCGCCACGATCTCATCGCCAGAATCTACAACATGGTGGTTCCTACCAGGGACGAGATCAGCTTCGAGGTTTACATGAACGACGACGCCATGGATCACGTGGTCTTCGCcatggccaagaagaaggctgCCAAGGCCATGCACAAGGATGTCAAGGACTTGCAGAGGTTCGCCGGTTTCGTCTCCGCCCCAAATGGCCGCAAGTGGATTACTGACGATTTGGCTGTGATTTCTGAGTCCAAGGAAGTTGCTGGCGAGTTGATCACCGATGCTGTCATTGATCAG GTGTTTGGTGAAAAAGCTTTTGAGAAATATGGGAAAAGTTTAATATCCTTGCATTTCTCCGACCAACACCCTGGCAGACACAGGAAGGTACTGATGTTCAAGTTTGCGCTTCCGTCTGCTAAAAATATGGCTGATATGACTCGACTGGTGGCTCTTGTTCCGTATTACATTGACTTGATCGGAAGATATAAATTAAGTCCTCAG GCTCGGTCCAAGACGGAGACGGCCCGACAAAAGGCTGCTCAAGAGGCTCAAAAAGAACTCCGAAATGCTCAGCAAGAGGCCATGCAGAGAAGAAAAGCAGAGAGGAAAAAGATGATGGAGGAGGCTGAGGCAAAGCTCAGTGCGGAGGCTATTCGAAAGAAGGAGGCGAAAGAGCGCGCCCGCCAAATGAAAAAGGCAATGCCAAGGATGAAAATGGCTCGCGGTGCCTAA
- the LOC112741053 gene encoding uncharacterized protein, which yields MEPAISTPTHNNDFSSTIDTTRPFTSVKEAVAIFGERLLVGDMNIYSPKPFPDPASSPVQQLPQSPIMKSKEVEEDNGVVLDTLKKLEAELEKTKAELKLLKERGSETEVALATLNAELHKNMSKLAQAEAAAARKAAAATKTVRFEIEEKGGDEDGKEVVDIIRKKKEDSKTLAHILSLGENDHLLFGGGGKRNKSMKQKPIIPLVGDLLFFKRKSSSTNPLYASPF from the coding sequence ATGGAACCCGCCATCTCTACGCCTACGCATAATAATGATTTCAGCTCCACCATCGACACCACTCGTCCCTTCACCTCCGTCAAAGAAGCCGTCGCCATCTTCGGCGAGCGCCTTCTCGTCGGTGACATGAACATTTACTCTCCAAAGCCATTCCCAGACCCTGCATCTTCTCCTGTTCAGCAACTACCACAGAGTCCTATCATGAAATCGAAAGAAGTAGAGGAAGACAACGGCGTTGTTCTTGATACATTGAAGAAGCTGGAGGCAGAGCTTGAAAAGACAAAGGCGGAGTTGAAGCTGCTCAAGGAAAGAGGGAGTGAGACGGAGGTGGCGTTGGCGACGCTGAATGCAGAGCTCCACAAGAACATGTCCAAGTTGGCGCAAGCGGAGGCCGCAGCAGCCAGGAAGGCTGCGGCGGCTACAAAGACGGTGAGGTTTGAGATTGAGGAAAAAGGAGGTGAtgaagatggaaaggaagtagTGGATataataagaaagaagaaggaggattCAAAAACATTGGCTCATATACTGAGCCTTGGAGAGAATGATCATCTTCTATTCGGAGGAGGTGGCAAAAGGAACAAGAGTATGAAGCAGAAGCCTATTATTCCCCTTGTAGGGgatcttttatttttcaagagaAAGTCTTCTTCTACCAATCCTCTTTATGCTTCTCCTTTTTAA
- the LOC112741049 gene encoding ribosome biogenesis protein BOP1 homolog, whose product MSPTKQNEEDPHVSDSDTDSTYEDSSAADDDDGDSFGSPSESESEPAAGDDSEPDEHGESDSSGLHQEESDSSEDEVAPRNTVGDVPLHWYDDEPHIGYDIKGKKIKKKDKLDKLGSFLANVDDSKNWRKVYDEYNDEEVELTKDEVKLVRRLLKNRAPHADFNPYPDYVDWFKWDGAKHPLSNAPEPKRRFIPSKWEAKKVVQYVRAIRKGLITFDKPKEEDGPYLLWEDDSGLTEKSNHLAYIPAPKQKLPGNEESYNPPLEYIPTQEEINSYQLMYEEDRPKFIPKRFTSMRSIPAYENAMKDCFERCLDLYLCPRVRKKRLNIDPESLKPKLPSRKELKPYPTSCYIEYKGHEDAVTSISVEPSGQWIASGSSDGTVRIWEVETGRCLRRWDVGEAVNCVAWNPQPDVHILAVSLGQDVLILNTHLGDDEEQKKIKELLSVDTSTPSDDSGNSATSVRWLQDDKHGGIKLKFFKTVTAVEWHRKGDYFSTVMPAGESRAVLIHHLSKKLTQKLPFKLHGLAVRSTFHPSRSIFFICTKQSVRVYDLLKRKFIKKLDTGLREASSIAVHPGGDNLIVGSKEGKLCWFDMDLSSKPYKTLKCHPKDINNVVYHRSYPLFASCSDDCNAYVFHGMVYSDLNQNPLIVPLEILRGHTSSDGRGILDCKFHPRQPWLFTAGADKLIKLYCH is encoded by the exons ATGTCTCCGACGAAGCAAAACGAAGAGGATCCTCATGTTTCTGACTCCGATACCGACTCCACTTACGAG GACTCTTCTGCTGCCGACGACGACGATGGCGACTCCTTTGGTTCTCCTTCTGAATCTGAATCGGAGCCCGCAGCTGGGGATGACAGTGAACCAGATGAACACGGTGAAAGTGACAGCTCTGGACTCCATCAGGAAGAGAGCGATTCCTCTGAGGACGAG GTGGCTCCCAGAAATACCGTAGGGGATGTCCCTCTCCACTGGTATGATGACGAACCTCATATTGGATACGATATCAAGgggaagaagatcaagaagaaagaTAAACTGGACAAATTGGGCTCCTTCCTCGCCAATGTTGATGACTCTAAGAATTG GCGGAAAGTCTATGATGAATACAATGACGAGGAAGTGGAGCTAACGAAAGATGAGGTCAAACTCGTCCGTAGACTTCTCAAGAATCGGGCACCACATGCTGACTTCAATCCATATCCG GACTATGTTGACTGGTTTAAATGGGATGGTGCCAAACATCCATTGTCTAATGCACCTGAGCCAAAAAGAAGGTTTATACCTTCAAAGTGGGAAGCTAAAAAG GTTGTGCAGTATGTTAGAGCAATTCGCAAGGGATTAATTACCTTTGACAAACCAAAGGAGGAAGATGGCCCATATCTCTTGTGGGAAGATGATTCTGGTTTGACAGAAAAATCAAATCATTTGGCATACATTCCTGCACCAAAGCAAAAACTTCCCG gCAATGAGGAGTCGTATAATCCTCCTCTAGAATACATTCCAACCCAGGAAGAGATCAATTCTTATCAGTTGATGTATGAAGAAGATCGTCCTAAGTTTATTCCAAAAAG GTTTACATCTATGAGAAGCATCCCTGCCTATGAGAATGCCATGAAGGATTGCTTTGAACGTTGCTTGGATTTGTACTTGTGTCCTCGAGTTCGGAAGAAACGT CTCAATATTGATCCCGAGTCCTTAAAGCCAAAGCTTCCAAGTCGAAAGGAGCTCAAACCTTATCCCACATCATGCTATATTGAGTATAAAGGCCATGAAGATGCAGTCACATCAATTTCTGTTGAACCTTCTGGGCAGTGGATTGCATCAG GTTCAAGTGACGGAACTGTCCGTATCTGGGAGGTTGAAACTGGCAGATGTCTTAGACGATGGGACGTTGGTGAAGCTGTTAATTGTGTTGCTTGGAATCCTCAGCCTGATGTTCATATTTTAGCTGTCTCCTT GGGGCAAGATGTACTTATCTTGAACACTCACTTGGGGGATGACGAAGAACAGAAAAAGATTAAGGAGCTTCTCTCGGTTGACACATCTACACCATCAGATGATTCTG GCAACTCAGCAACTAGTGTAAGATGGCTTCAAGATGATAAACACGGgggtataaaattaaaattttttaag ACTGTTACTGCTGTAGAATGGCACCGGAAAGGTGACTACTTTTCGACAGTGATGCCAGCAG GTGAATCAAGAGCAGTTCTGATACACCACTTATCGAAGAAGCTTACACAAAAACTTCCATTCAAGTTACACGGACTTGCTGTTAGATCAACTTTCCATCCATCTCGTTCCATTTTCTTTATTTGTACAAAGCAGAGTGTTCGTGTGTATGATTTATTGAAGAGAAAGTTCATAAAGAAGCTAGATACTGGGCTCCGTGAAGCCTCATCTATTGCGGTTCATCCTGGAG GTGATAATTTAATTGTTGGGAGCAAAGAAGGGAAGCTGTGTTGGTTTGACATGGACCTTTCATCTAAACCTTATAAAACTCTCAA GTGTCACCCAAAAGATATCAACAACGTGGTCTACCACCGTTCATACCCCTTGTTTGCTTCATGTTCAGATGACTGCAATGCATATGTGTTTCATGGAATGGTTTATTCCGATCTCAATCAAAATCCTCTTATTGTTCCGCTGGAAATTCTGCGAGGGCATACAAGTTCAGATGGGAGAG GTATATTAGACTGTAAATTTCACCCAAGACAGCCCTGGTTATTTACAGCGGGTGCTGATAAACTCATTAAGCTTTACTGTCACTAA
- the LOC112741051 gene encoding nifU-like protein 2, chloroplastic isoform X2, whose translation MQAVVLNTQSRCRGLEPPSSSTSQKWQRTSFFGRRGNLARRTLCSSLRIRLPHTSRRHVLRAVATPNPAVELPLTAENVESVLDEIRPYLIADGGNVALHEIDGNVVRLKLQGACGSCPSSVMTMKMGIERRLMEKIPEIFAVEPIADEETGLELNEENIEKVLEEIRPYLVGAADGSLELVGIEEPIVKVRITGPAAGVMTVRVAVTQKLREKIPSIAAVQLLS comes from the exons ATGCAAGCTGTGGTGCTCAATACTCAATCTCGTTGCAGAGGCCTCGAGCCTCCTTCCTCCTCCACCTCCCAaaag TGGCAGCGCACAAGCTTCTTCGGGAGGAGAGGTAACCTTGCACGCCGCACTTTGTGTTCTTCTCTTCGGATTCGTTTGCCCCATACATCACGGCGCCATG TTTTGAGGGCCGTTGCCACTCCAAATCCAGCTGTCGAGTTGCCGTTAACCGCAGAAAATGTAGAAAGCGTATTGGATGAAATTCGACCGTATCTCATCGCAGATGGGGGAAATGTGGCTTTGCATGAGATTGATGGCAATGTTGTGAGGTTGAAGCTACAGGGAGCGTGTGGCTCCTGTCCAAGTTCTGTTATGACAATGAAAATGGGCATTGAGCGTAGATTGATGGAAAAGATACCGGAGATATTTGCAGTGGAACCCATTGCTGATGAAGAAACTGGTCTTGAGCTCAatgaagaaaatatagaaaag GTTCTAGAGGAAATAAGGCCATACCTGGTTGGGGCAGCAGATGGATCTCTTGAATTGGTAGGAATTGAAGAGCCAATTGTAAAAGTGAGAATCACAGGTCCAGCTGCTGGTGTCATGACTGTACGTGTTGCTGTTACGCAAAAGTTGCGAGAAAAGATACCTTCTATTGCAGCAGTTCAGCTTTTATCATGA
- the LOC112741051 gene encoding nifU-like protein 2, chloroplastic isoform X1, giving the protein MQAVVLNTQSRCRGLEPPSSSTSQKGWQWQRTSFFGRRGNLARRTLCSSLRIRLPHTSRRHVLRAVATPNPAVELPLTAENVESVLDEIRPYLIADGGNVALHEIDGNVVRLKLQGACGSCPSSVMTMKMGIERRLMEKIPEIFAVEPIADEETGLELNEENIEKVLEEIRPYLVGAADGSLELVGIEEPIVKVRITGPAAGVMTVRVAVTQKLREKIPSIAAVQLLS; this is encoded by the exons ATGCAAGCTGTGGTGCTCAATACTCAATCTCGTTGCAGAGGCCTCGAGCCTCCTTCCTCCTCCACCTCCCAaaag ggttgGCAGTGGCAGCGCACAAGCTTCTTCGGGAGGAGAGGTAACCTTGCACGCCGCACTTTGTGTTCTTCTCTTCGGATTCGTTTGCCCCATACATCACGGCGCCATG TTTTGAGGGCCGTTGCCACTCCAAATCCAGCTGTCGAGTTGCCGTTAACCGCAGAAAATGTAGAAAGCGTATTGGATGAAATTCGACCGTATCTCATCGCAGATGGGGGAAATGTGGCTTTGCATGAGATTGATGGCAATGTTGTGAGGTTGAAGCTACAGGGAGCGTGTGGCTCCTGTCCAAGTTCTGTTATGACAATGAAAATGGGCATTGAGCGTAGATTGATGGAAAAGATACCGGAGATATTTGCAGTGGAACCCATTGCTGATGAAGAAACTGGTCTTGAGCTCAatgaagaaaatatagaaaag GTTCTAGAGGAAATAAGGCCATACCTGGTTGGGGCAGCAGATGGATCTCTTGAATTGGTAGGAATTGAAGAGCCAATTGTAAAAGTGAGAATCACAGGTCCAGCTGCTGGTGTCATGACTGTACGTGTTGCTGTTACGCAAAAGTTGCGAGAAAAGATACCTTCTATTGCAGCAGTTCAGCTTTTATCATGA